A window of Plasmodium malariae genome assembly, chromosome: 12 genomic DNA:
CTCCAAATTTTGGCACGTATAATGGAACTAATAAAAGTGAAGAAGTCGATAATTATGAAGATGAGAATTATGTGAGTAGTGAAAAATATCAAATTGatgaaaataacaaattttatagAAGCCCATATTGCTATAACGAAGAGATagaaaataaacattttagattcaattcaaaaaatgaacCAATTGcagaaaaagatgaaaaattaaataaatgttcAACTATTCCTTCAAAAATGTTTAatcatttttgtaattcaCCCAAGAGTAACAGCAATATTTATGAGAATGAAGATAAAGTAACTAGAATTCATGGTTATATCGAATCAGAGAATTATGAAACGTGTGAGATAAATAACATagtcaataaaaaaaataatttaaatagtaATAGAAGTGATTTTTACCAAAGTATAAGTGACTTCTACAAATGTATGGAAAaccataattattataattgttcGCAGGGGAAGAACAACATTAACAATTATAGTTACAGCAATGACATGGACAGAAATAACAAAGAAAGTAAGAACAATACTATCAATGACAATAACCATGATAACAGTGATAACAATAAGAACAATATCACGTATAATGCCAGAAGCAGCTCCCCTTTTCTGGTTAGCAATGAAACGAGCGTACAAGGAAATAGTATAAATTTCCAGGAGAAtgggaaaaatataaataatttatactttGATGATGAGCTGTCTAACGCTATAACACTAGAGAATGAaccatgtataaataaagaaatggACGACAACAGAGAGAATCATTTGTCTGATAGGAATATTAAAGATACAAACACTTGTTACGAAGCagaatgtaaatataaaagtatatctGAGGAGGATAATGTaataaagaaggaaaaactaatacaatatgaaaaagaagaaaacagGTGGATTGATGAATATTGTAAtggaaattataatttatttagatcaaaacagttaaaaaaaaaaaaagaattaaagtTTAATGGTGAATATAACGTAACTAATGATATTCTAAAACTTGAAGACACAGGAAATAACGTGAAGAATGAAAGAATCAATATTAATCTTAGAAATGGTCATTATAATGGTGATAACGACAGTCACAATCGCAGTGATAGTGACAGCGATATGGGTACAGTTAAGGATGTCATTTTGGAGAACGAAAGTAATTACGACAACacatataatgtaattaatCTAAAAATTGTGtatgaaacaaataaaagCGAGTTTTGCATTTTGGAAGAAATGAATTTCTTTCCAGgtcaaataattataaataaatataaagtaataaagGTTTTGTCCAAGACTAAGTTTAGCACTACCTTAAAATGcttaaatattctttataaaaGAGGTGGAAAACGGAAGGATGTATGTTGTACAAATAAAACCACGAaggatgaaaaaataaatgctaataaaaagaatatttatgaTAATGTGATTAATTTTGATACACAAAAAATGTCAACAGgctttaaaacaaaaaatgctACCTGCAATGGTCATAGTATACACAATAAATACCTTAATATGGAAAGAAAATCTCTTTTAACAAACAAAGggagaataaaaaaagattataaaTATGTCTGCTTAAAAGTGatgaaaaatggaaagaGTTTTTTAGATCAAGGTTTATTTGAATTGATAGTTTTGAATATGCTATCAAGTGAAAGTAATACCACGAAAGGTGATAGCTATTGCACATTgactaataaaaatattatacaactctatgattatttttattttaaagagCATTTAGTTATAGTAACTGAATATATGCAAAGTGACttatacaattattttataaaaaaggggaaattAGGAACATTAGGTCAACTACAAATTTTAGCTAAGAATTTATTGGATGGTTTAGCATATATCCATTcgaaaaatttaattcaCTGTGATTTAAAACctgaaaatattatgataaatatgAAGAGAGGGAAAAATGTCTCGAAAAGGGATTCAAAAGAGGAGACAGACGTGAAATATAACACAAATAATACAGAAGAAAAAGcggaaaataaatttaattcaaCAACATCAAATTTATCAGGAGCATTAAAAAACCGTTCATTCGTAAACAGTTATAATGCATATATCGCAGAGAGTTATGAACCTAGTTTTATGTCAAATGAGAATGATATAAAAGATGTCGGCGAGATCAAGTGTAATTCTTACCAGGAGGCAAATAAAAgtgaaaagaataatttagtTATCCTCAAAAATTTACATGAAAACAATGAAACATgtgaaaaagataatattttattatcaaaaTGTGGTAACTATTCGAGGAAGTGTTATGACAAATATGCATATGAAAAAGAcactaatatttataataataaaggaaaCTGTTCAAATAATTCCGATAAAACTCATATTTTTAGTTGTGAAAAATttgacaaaataaaaataatagatttTAATAGTTCTATATATGAAAGTGACAAATTAGAAATGTATGTTCAAACAAGATCTTACCGATCCCCTGAGGTGTTGTTACAACAAAACTATGATAGAAAAATTGATATGTGGAGCTTGGGTTGcatattatttgaatttttaactaaaaatatattatttgatcatcaaaatatatatcgttttatatattctatagtGTCTTATATTGGGCCCTTCCcattttatatgataaatgGATGTAGAATACCTTATGTTTTTACAAAACATGGATTAATAATACTAAACAAAATAACGgttgataaaaattatgataattattttaaggaAGAACAAGTTCATGAAATAGATGACGATCCAGTTATCTTTAACTCAAAAGATTTCTTTCgtctaaataaaaatgaaaattttataaatgatttattaagaaataaaagcaCAAGCCAAAGTTCACAGTTTCTATCTAAAGAACGAAATCAAGAGGTTTATTACGATGTCTGTAGTCCTAGTAATAACCTgttaaaacataattttcaaataagcgatttattatttctagaTTTCCTTTTATCGCTACTTCAGATAGACCCCTGCAAGAGACTTAATTCGATTGAAGCATTGGAGCACCCATGGCTCAGGCCACAACTGTACGAAGACGGTTTGTAGTGGTGCGTGTATATTAGTGTAAACGCGCACGTgaatatgtgtatacgtatatgtatgtctACTTGTATacgtatttgtatatatatatatatatgcctaTGTGACATAATcagatttatatataacttcTAAAAGGGGCGCTAACAATAGCAGGCGGGGGAAAGAGTTTGTACACCTTTGTACTAATTTCcatcacaaaaaaaaaagaggaaaaaaaattaaataataaaatgattaatatataacaatgcaaaaaaataaaacaataaaaatataatatatgatatatgctatataatatatactatacgttatatatactataaagAAACTACACACTAAAAATAATGGGATAcgattattaaaaaaaaaaaaaaaaaaaaaaaaaggaaatatacaAGCAATGaaaattagaattaaaaaatacattaatattaaaataaaaataaaaaacattattaaGATAATAtcaagaatattttttaaataaaattttttattttgttttgtgcGGTTTTATAATaaccttttttcatttatttttaccataTCATACTAATATAGAACAAGTGCTTTCAAATTccttatttgaaaaaaactaTCTTCGTGTCAACTTGCTTTTCAAATGATTAAAAAGGATATACATTCTTAACTTTGTTAACCATATGTCTGTTAATATGTGTTTTTCTTCtgaaatatgtacatatataaacaaatgtatatgtacggATGGatagcatatatttttccgtttaaatttaattcgATAACTCTATTTTTTAGCCACTTAATTGTAATCGCTGTCTCTGGAGTCTTCGCTTGCCTTGTTATTATCTCCCTCTTTTTGCTGGTCATTCTCTTCATATGTCTTGTTATCATCCCCCTTTCTGTGATCGTTATGTTCTTCATACGAGTTGTCATCTTCCCCCTCTTTTTCCTCCCCATTCTCTTCATATGTCTTGTTAGAATCCCCCTTTTTGTGATGATTATGCTCTTTATCTACCTTGCTAAGAGGAtccttttcattataatCTTTCCTTACAAATTCTTCATTTGTATTTCCATCAGAAACCGTTTTATTATCATCGCCATTTTTGTTCTCGTTGTGTTCTTCACCCGTCTTATCAACATCCATTTTAATATCATCAGTGTCTTTTTGTTCATTGAGCTCTTCAGCTTTCCtgttttcattttcctttttgttattatcatcttcctcttttttctcctcattttcttcatttgtCTTACTATCCGCACCCTTTTTATGCCCTTCATCGGTTCCCATAACTTTGTCTCCCTGATTATCTGCACTTTCATTTGGTATATTTCCCGGATGGGCTTGTTCCTTTTCGTCTTCTGTTTTCTTTTCCGTTGTACTGATAACAGTACAATCGGCTTGGGTGCGTGCTCCATCATCATATTTGgttaataaaacatttaataattcctcgaaaatatttttaaattgatCATTTTGGCTGTTAtcagaatataaaatatagtaaacaATGACAATACTAATTCTTACATTAACTTGTAGTTTGGAAatgcttttaaaaatttcattgTCGTCATTTGGTAGATTATTTTTGTCTTCTACATTTTCTGCATTATAAGGTTTTagatgttttttttcttcttcattcAAAAATGAATAACCATTTTTAATATGGGAAAAACAATTAATACGATGATCTTTTAAAGAGTATGCATAAGATGAtgaaacataaataatattttttatattttcaacaAAAGTTtctttgtaaatatttaatattttttttgcttcttcTTGAATAGTTAATAATGCACAATAAAagtgttttaaaaaataaaagatacaattattttcacattttgtttttgttaaaattttattgcatattctttcattatttaaacatAGCAATTCATACAAGTTAATATCACACTCTTCTTCTAGATCATTtaagtatttattattaatttcatcattttgtGTAAACGAATCCCTTCCCTGTTCATATCTCTTTCTATTTTCCTCATTCTTATCATTCTCACTGTCCATATTAGTATCATTTTTGCTGATTCTTTTGATATCACATGAATCTCCTGAGCAATTGAGCAGAGAATATAAGAAGGACAAAATTATATGACTAACAAAACTAATACTCATACTTTTCCTGTAACATACATTATCATAGgttaacatttttttggCATATAAATAACTAAAGTAGTAATTGTACTGTTTATGCAACatagtatgtatataataatcatttgcataattaaataaattgtttaatacatttatatcttGATCTATAGcctctatatttttataattaataatacaaccacaattttcatattcatttttttccaaCATTTTATCAGATATATCAttgctttttttattgtacaaattaaaattgaGCAAAGCTTCcatacaataattttttttagcatTCAAAGAATTCGCATAGTTATTTCCATTGGGGTCAATATCATTTTCACTGTTGTTTTTGTATTGTTCATTTTCACAATTTAGTTTATCTGTAGAAATGTTCTTAcatataaaaggaaaataataattatatgttattaacggcaaaataataaaattacttattaaatctattaatttttcatctCTATAAACGTACTTATCATGTTTGgaattcttttcatttttattatttgtcaTAGTactttcctcttttttttgtactcttttaaaaatataattttcattaaaaagaaaCTGCTGtagttttatatatgctTCACTTCTTGTTCTTTTTGAGCTAAAGGAGCAAGCCAGTGATAACACAAAGCATgttagtaaaaaaatatacattttttttaattcaataATTTTCTCAAACGCAATGTTATCTTTATACTTTTTGTATAAGGTATCATTATAGTTATCATCACGATTTACAATATATGTATCCATTAATttgctcatttttttttttttttttttttttgaattattcatatacatatatatacttttgtaatatatgtttGATATGATGTGTAAACATTCCGAATTGATAGAAGCTATATGCGCATTAATTTcctcctttttattattaaaatatagtaagTACGGTAGTAAGGATAATATGATATTCtctatattaaaattgtttaattttaataacacACTGTTATTGTTTATTATGTTGTTAATACTTTCAGTATATATAGTTGCCTTTtctatgtaaatatatatatctttatcatttaaagaaatatttgtattatttgtatttttatataaaatgttattagGGGTTATTAACTGTAACATGTGTAAGTATATGTTGATTATGCAGCTATTTACATACACATTCTTTGATATTTTCTCTAACACATATATGATTTTATCAATAAAAcgatataaaatattcttttttaaaaactgcaaaatatacattaaatatatgccacaaagaaaaaagaatttattatttttttttttaatttgtatataattttttgcaaaTAAACAATTCATGTCCATTTGTCTCTGTccacttattttatttttatcatctttatatatattaaaacaaatatacgAGAAATTTACGACACTCATAATTAGCTGCTCAATGAATAACCAGTCTTCCTCTAAATCTGTTTCggtaatttttataaggaACATATTCTTTTCAACATCGTTTACatcaattttttcttctttataatttaattttttagctatattttcaaaatcgctgtcatatatatgatatgaATCATCATTTGAAATTTCTTCTTCCgtaagaaattttaaattctccatttgaaaatttttaaaaatgctattatatatattaacaaaaatagtactgtcataatttattagtaaatatctatttagtaaattaaaaaaatgttcaaatGTAATTactgtaatt
This region includes:
- the SRPK2 gene encoding serine/threonine protein kinase, putative → MLKGDCLISLFDIVEEFNNYCMLYKKKHANSFNISSNVLTKNERNKEINEFNYKFNDFMNKLSILYKCILEKKGTNKDDEVEGNKINSKDTDESQYFHYNSNDIGETICIQQNNDEIDEGDRAGSDKDGKFYYKCTIDMEDEYDKIKNLNTEKILKERNKRKIDEKLELGKINKMWSMHEQNPKLSSSTNRYDILAACNNNNNNNNIDYNNNKYHLVTFEEFPFHSNSNSSNSSSLTNTEDSSNENNDFTVNRRSDVLIKYVTGLDYTLNVRRVSKEYLIEEIKEFYRIHNNSIKLDEYSKYLSYETINMLKKKVDNNKNGTFDFMGNYNNIFKAENFFFNVPINYFFIRNYEEQTGVTMSSSNYTNYEKSLNGVNTYSLSNNSSSINGNNYNIYTDSILLSRNNSYNKCNSPMFGSDDRQLSPNFGTYNGTNKSEEVDNYEDENYVSSEKYQIDENNKFYRSPYCYNEEIENKHFRFNSKNEPIAEKDEKLNKCSTIPSKMFNHFCNSPKSNSNIYENEDKVTRIHGYIESENYETCEINNIVNKKNNLNSNRSDFYQSISDFYKCMENHNYYNCSQGKNNINNYSYSNDMDRNNKESKNNTINDNNHDNSDNNKNNITYNARSSSPFLVSNETSVQGNSINFQENGKNINNLYFDDELSNAITLENEPCINKEMDDNRENHLSDRNIKDTNTCYEAECKYKSISEEDNVIKKEKLIQYEKEENRWIDEYCNGNYNLFRSKQLKKKKELKFNGEYNVTNDILKLEDTGNNVKNERININLRNGHYNGDNDSHNRSDSDSDMGTVKDVILENESNYDNTYNVINLKIVYETNKSEFCILEEMNFFPGQIIINKYKVIKVLSKTKFSTTLKCLNILYKRGGKRKDVCCTNKTTKDEKINANKKNIYDNVINFDTQKMSTGFKTKNATCNGHSIHNKYLNMERKSLLTNKGRIKKDYKYVCLKVMKNGKSFLDQGLFELIVLNMLSSESNTTKGDSYCTLTNKNIIQLYDYFYFKEHLVIVTEYMQSDLYNYFIKKGKLGTLGQLQILAKNLLDGLAYIHSKNLIHCDLKPENIMINMKRGKNVSKRDSKEETDVKYNTNNTEEKAENKFNSTTSNLSGALKNRSFVNSYNAYIAESYEPSFMSNENDIKDVGEIKCNSYQEANKSEKNNLVILKNLHENNETCEKDNILLSKCGNYSRKCYDKYAYEKDTNIYNNKGNCSNNSDKTHIFSCEKFDKIKIIDFNSSIYESDKLEMYVQTRSYRSPEVLLQQNYDRKIDMWSLGCILFEFLTKNILFDHQNIYRFIYSIVSYIGPFPFYMINGCRIPYVFTKHGLIILNKITVDKNYDNYFKEEQVHEIDDDPVIFNSKDFFRLNKNENFINDLLRNKSTSQSSQFLSKERNQEVYYDVCSPSNNLLKHNFQISDLLFLDFLLSLLQIDPCKRLNSIEALEHPWLRPQLYEDGL